A genomic segment from Phalacrocorax aristotelis chromosome 16, bGulAri2.1, whole genome shotgun sequence encodes:
- the AXIN2 gene encoding axin-2 isoform X2 — MSSAVVLTHLPDPSSSFREDAPRPPVPGEEGEAPCPQLASSFLPKSQSFKAMPVPPAPRRNENGLGEPEGSASPDSPLARWTKSLHSLLGDQDGAYLFRTFLEREKCVDTLDFWFACNGFRQMDLKDTKTLRVAKAIYKRYIENNSIVSKQLKPATKTYIRDSIKKQQIDSIMFDQAQTEIQTVMEENAYQMFLTSDIYLEYVRSGGENPAYMNSNGLGSLKVVCGYLPTLNEEEEWSCADFKNKILPSVVGLSSKTLRVTANVRATETIENGYRSFKRNDPINPYHVNSGYVFAPATSANDSEISSDALTDDSMSMTDSSVDGIPPYRIGSKKQLQREMHRSVKANGQVSLPHFPRTHRLPKEMTPVEPAAFAAELISRLEKLKQEQETMDSLEERLQQIKEDEEKEGSELPTSLQSSREMVNPQHPQHPLSLLPTGSYEEDPQAILDEHLSRVLKTPGCQSPGMGRHSPRTRSPDRLLTGKLQPGMASPAACALVGKGFITKQTTKHVHHHYIHHHTVPKTKEQIEAEAAQRVQCCCPAGSDYYCYPKCKGHPKSMDPPLPPLEPFGTGTLPKRPGRGAESVALPAGDGGLPGPGGVQLPGGEADRAQNVWQWMLESERQNKHKPHSTQSTKKAYSSDFAKGAPGRHHPWGTGSHPRGVQPAHPFVQDPAMPPLTPPNTLAQLEEACRRLAEVSKPQKQRCSTSNQQRDRNHSAAVQGGNTPFCNASLTTEDHKEPKKLPVVHTSQSSELVVTYFFCGEEIPYRRMLKAQSLTLGHFKEQLSKKGNYRYYFKKASDEFDCGAVFEEIWEDETILPMYEGRILGKVERID; from the exons ATGAGCAGCGCTGTGGTCCTCACCCACCTCCCAgaccccagcagcagcttcagggAAGACGCCCCCCGGCCCCCTGTCccgggggaggaaggagaagcacCATGCCCGCAACTCGCCAGCTCGTTTCTCCCCAAAAGCCAAAGCTTCAAGGCCATGCCGGTGCCTCCTGCCCCACGGAGGAATGAGAACGGGCTCGGGGAGCCTGAAGGCAGCGCATCTCCAGACTCCCCTCTGGCCAGATGGACCAAATCCTTGCATTCCTTGTTGGGAGATCAAGATGGTGCCTATCTTTTTCGGACCTtcctggaaagggaaaaatgtgtgGATACCTTAGACTTCTGGTTTGCCTGCAATGGCTTCAGGCAGATGGACCTTAAGGATACCAAAACTTTAAGAGTAGCCAAAGCTATATACAAAAGGTACATCGAGAACAACAGCATCGTCTCCAAGCAGCTCAAGCCTGCTACCAAGACCTACATAAGGGATAGCATCAAGAAGCAGCAGATAGATTCTATCATGTTTGATCAGGCACAGACTGAGATTCAGACTGTGATGGAGGAAAATGCTTACCAGATGTTTTTAACTTCTGATATATACCTCGAATATGTAAGGAGTGGAGGAGAGAATCCTGCTTACATGAACAGCAATGGACTGGGGAGCTTAAAAGTTGTCTGTGGCTATCTCCCAACCTTGAATGAAGAAGAGGAATGGAGCTGTGcagactttaaaaacaaaatcttgcCTTCGGTCGTTGGACTATCCAGCAAGACGTTGAGGGTTACAGCGAATGTCAGAGCTACGGAAACGATCGAGAACGGATACAG GTCCTTCAAGAGGAACGATCCCATTAACCCATACCATGTGAATTCTGGCTATGTTTTTGCCCCAGCAACCAGCGCGAACGATAGTGAAATCTCTAGTGATGCCCTGACGGACGACTCCATGTCAATGACGGACAGCAGCGT AGATGGGATCCCCCCGTACAGGATCGGGAGCAAGAAGCAGCTCCAGCGGGAAATGCATCGGAGTGTCAAGGCCAACGGTCAAGTTTCTCTACCTCATTTTCCG AGGACCCACCGTCTTCCCAAGGAGATGACCCCGGTGGAGCCAGCTGCCTTCGCCGCGGAGCTCATTTCCCGACTGGAGAAGCTGAAGCAGGAGCAGGAAACCATGGACAGTCtggaggagaggctgcagcaaatCAAGGAG GACGAGGAGAAGGAGGGCTCGGAGCTCCCCACCAGCCTGCAGAGCAGTCGGGAGATGGTGAACCCCCAGCATCCGCAGCACCCGCTCTCACTCCTGCCCACCGGCAGCTACGAGGAGGACCCCCAGGCCATCCTGGACGAGCATCTCTCTCGCGTGCTGAAGACCCCCGGCTGCCAGTCGCCCGGCATGGGCCGGCACAGTCCCCGCACCCGCTCCCCTGACCGCCTGCTGACAGGCAAGCTGCAGCCTGGCATGGCCTCTCCGGCAGCGTGCGCCTTGGTGGGTAAGGGATTCATCACCAAGCAGACCACCAAGCACGTCCACCACCACTACATCCACCACCACACCGTGCCCAAGACGAAGGAGCAGATCGAAGCGGAGGCGGCTCAGCGGgtgcagtgctgctgcccagcggGCAGCGACTACTACTGCTACCCCAAGTGCAAGGGCCACCCGAAAAGCATGgaccctcctctccctccactGGAGCCCTTCGG GACGGGGACGCTGCCGAAGAGGCCGGGCAGAGGAGCGGAGAGCGTCGCCCTGCCGGCTGGTGACGGGGggctgcccggccccggcggggtgCAGCTACCAGGGGGCGAGGCGGACCGGGCGCAGAACGTCTGGCAGTGGATGCTGGAGAGCGAGAGACAAAATAAGCACAAACCCCATAG cACACAAAGCACAAAGAAGGCCTACAGCTCCGACTTCGCCAAGGGGGCCCCCGGCCGCCACCACCCGTGGGGGACCGGCAGCCACCCGCGCGGGGTGCAGCCCGCCCACCCCTTCGTCCAGGACCCTGCCATGCCGCCGCTCACCCCACCCAACACCCTGGCGCAGCTGGAGGAAGCGTGCCGCCGCCTCGCCGAGGTCTCCAAGCCGCAGAAGCAACG ATGTTCAACCTCAAATCAGCAGAGGGATCGAAACCACTCCGCTGCCGTTCAGGGGGGTAACACCCCTTTCTGCAATGCAAGTCTAACGACAGAAGA tcacAAAGAGCCAAAGAAACTGCCAGTTGTTCACACCTCTCAGTCGAGTGAGTTGGTTGTCACCTATTTTTTTTGCGGAGAAGAAATTCCCTACAGGAGGATGTTAAAGGCCCAGAGCCTGACACTTGGGCACTTTAAAGAACAGCTGAGCAAAAAGGGTAATTACAG ATACTACTTCAAAAAAGCAAGCGATGAGTTTGACTGCGGTGCGGTGTTTGAAGAGATTTGGGAAGACGAAACCATCCTGCCGATGTACGAAGGAAGGATTCTTGGGAAAGTAGAAAGGATCGATTGA
- the AXIN2 gene encoding axin-2 isoform X1 codes for MSSAVVLTHLPDPSSSFREDAPRPPVPGEEGEAPCPQLASSFLPKSQSFKAMPVPPAPRRNENGLGEPEGSASPDSPLARWTKSLHSLLGDQDGAYLFRTFLEREKCVDTLDFWFACNGFRQMDLKDTKTLRVAKAIYKRYIENNSIVSKQLKPATKTYIRDSIKKQQIDSIMFDQAQTEIQTVMEENAYQMFLTSDIYLEYVRSGGENPAYMNSNGLGSLKVVCGYLPTLNEEEEWSCADFKNKILPSVVGLSSKTLRVTANVRATETIENGYRSFKRNDPINPYHVNSGYVFAPATSANDSEISSDALTDDSMSMTDSSVDGIPPYRIGSKKQLQREMHRSVKANGQVSLPHFPRTHRLPKEMTPVEPAAFAAELISRLEKLKQEQETMDSLEERLQQIKEDEEKEGSELPTSLQSSREMVNPQHPQHPLSLLPTGSYEEDPQAILDEHLSRVLKTPGCQSPGMGRHSPRTRSPDRLLTGKLQPGMASPAACALVGKGFITKQTTKHVHHHYIHHHTVPKTKEQIEAEAAQRVQCCCPAGSDYYCYPKCKGHPKSMDPPLPPLEPFGRTGTLPKRPGRGAESVALPAGDGGLPGPGGVQLPGGEADRAQNVWQWMLESERQNKHKPHSTQSTKKAYSSDFAKGAPGRHHPWGTGSHPRGVQPAHPFVQDPAMPPLTPPNTLAQLEEACRRLAEVSKPQKQRCSTSNQQRDRNHSAAVQGGNTPFCNASLTTEDHKEPKKLPVVHTSQSSELVVTYFFCGEEIPYRRMLKAQSLTLGHFKEQLSKKGNYRYYFKKASDEFDCGAVFEEIWEDETILPMYEGRILGKVERID; via the exons ATGAGCAGCGCTGTGGTCCTCACCCACCTCCCAgaccccagcagcagcttcagggAAGACGCCCCCCGGCCCCCTGTCccgggggaggaaggagaagcacCATGCCCGCAACTCGCCAGCTCGTTTCTCCCCAAAAGCCAAAGCTTCAAGGCCATGCCGGTGCCTCCTGCCCCACGGAGGAATGAGAACGGGCTCGGGGAGCCTGAAGGCAGCGCATCTCCAGACTCCCCTCTGGCCAGATGGACCAAATCCTTGCATTCCTTGTTGGGAGATCAAGATGGTGCCTATCTTTTTCGGACCTtcctggaaagggaaaaatgtgtgGATACCTTAGACTTCTGGTTTGCCTGCAATGGCTTCAGGCAGATGGACCTTAAGGATACCAAAACTTTAAGAGTAGCCAAAGCTATATACAAAAGGTACATCGAGAACAACAGCATCGTCTCCAAGCAGCTCAAGCCTGCTACCAAGACCTACATAAGGGATAGCATCAAGAAGCAGCAGATAGATTCTATCATGTTTGATCAGGCACAGACTGAGATTCAGACTGTGATGGAGGAAAATGCTTACCAGATGTTTTTAACTTCTGATATATACCTCGAATATGTAAGGAGTGGAGGAGAGAATCCTGCTTACATGAACAGCAATGGACTGGGGAGCTTAAAAGTTGTCTGTGGCTATCTCCCAACCTTGAATGAAGAAGAGGAATGGAGCTGTGcagactttaaaaacaaaatcttgcCTTCGGTCGTTGGACTATCCAGCAAGACGTTGAGGGTTACAGCGAATGTCAGAGCTACGGAAACGATCGAGAACGGATACAG GTCCTTCAAGAGGAACGATCCCATTAACCCATACCATGTGAATTCTGGCTATGTTTTTGCCCCAGCAACCAGCGCGAACGATAGTGAAATCTCTAGTGATGCCCTGACGGACGACTCCATGTCAATGACGGACAGCAGCGT AGATGGGATCCCCCCGTACAGGATCGGGAGCAAGAAGCAGCTCCAGCGGGAAATGCATCGGAGTGTCAAGGCCAACGGTCAAGTTTCTCTACCTCATTTTCCG AGGACCCACCGTCTTCCCAAGGAGATGACCCCGGTGGAGCCAGCTGCCTTCGCCGCGGAGCTCATTTCCCGACTGGAGAAGCTGAAGCAGGAGCAGGAAACCATGGACAGTCtggaggagaggctgcagcaaatCAAGGAG GACGAGGAGAAGGAGGGCTCGGAGCTCCCCACCAGCCTGCAGAGCAGTCGGGAGATGGTGAACCCCCAGCATCCGCAGCACCCGCTCTCACTCCTGCCCACCGGCAGCTACGAGGAGGACCCCCAGGCCATCCTGGACGAGCATCTCTCTCGCGTGCTGAAGACCCCCGGCTGCCAGTCGCCCGGCATGGGCCGGCACAGTCCCCGCACCCGCTCCCCTGACCGCCTGCTGACAGGCAAGCTGCAGCCTGGCATGGCCTCTCCGGCAGCGTGCGCCTTGGTGGGTAAGGGATTCATCACCAAGCAGACCACCAAGCACGTCCACCACCACTACATCCACCACCACACCGTGCCCAAGACGAAGGAGCAGATCGAAGCGGAGGCGGCTCAGCGGgtgcagtgctgctgcccagcggGCAGCGACTACTACTGCTACCCCAAGTGCAAGGGCCACCCGAAAAGCATGgaccctcctctccctccactGGAGCCCTTCGG CAGGACGGGGACGCTGCCGAAGAGGCCGGGCAGAGGAGCGGAGAGCGTCGCCCTGCCGGCTGGTGACGGGGggctgcccggccccggcggggtgCAGCTACCAGGGGGCGAGGCGGACCGGGCGCAGAACGTCTGGCAGTGGATGCTGGAGAGCGAGAGACAAAATAAGCACAAACCCCATAG cACACAAAGCACAAAGAAGGCCTACAGCTCCGACTTCGCCAAGGGGGCCCCCGGCCGCCACCACCCGTGGGGGACCGGCAGCCACCCGCGCGGGGTGCAGCCCGCCCACCCCTTCGTCCAGGACCCTGCCATGCCGCCGCTCACCCCACCCAACACCCTGGCGCAGCTGGAGGAAGCGTGCCGCCGCCTCGCCGAGGTCTCCAAGCCGCAGAAGCAACG ATGTTCAACCTCAAATCAGCAGAGGGATCGAAACCACTCCGCTGCCGTTCAGGGGGGTAACACCCCTTTCTGCAATGCAAGTCTAACGACAGAAGA tcacAAAGAGCCAAAGAAACTGCCAGTTGTTCACACCTCTCAGTCGAGTGAGTTGGTTGTCACCTATTTTTTTTGCGGAGAAGAAATTCCCTACAGGAGGATGTTAAAGGCCCAGAGCCTGACACTTGGGCACTTTAAAGAACAGCTGAGCAAAAAGGGTAATTACAG ATACTACTTCAAAAAAGCAAGCGATGAGTTTGACTGCGGTGCGGTGTTTGAAGAGATTTGGGAAGACGAAACCATCCTGCCGATGTACGAAGGAAGGATTCTTGGGAAAGTAGAAAGGATCGATTGA